A window from Sceloporus undulatus isolate JIND9_A2432 ecotype Alabama chromosome 8, SceUnd_v1.1, whole genome shotgun sequence encodes these proteins:
- the CEP20 gene encoding centrosomal protein 20 isoform X3 — translation MATITELKAVLKDTLEKRGTLGQIKARIRAEVFNALDDQSEPRPPLSHENLLINELIREYLEFNKYKYAASVLTAESGQPEAPLDREFLVNELNIVEDPRSRSV, via the exons ATGGCGACCATAACAGAACTGAAAGCAG TTTTAAAAGACACGCTGGAGAAGAGAGGGACGCTGGGGCAGATAAAGGCAAGGATCAGAGCGGAGGTCTTCAATGCGCTGGACGACCAAAGCGAACCGCGGCCGCCGTTGTCCCACGAGAATCTCCTGATCAACGAACTGATCCGCGAATACCTGGAGTTTAACAAGTACAAATACGCCGCGTCCGTCCTCACGGCAG AATCCGGCCAACCTGAAGCTCCACTGGACCGGGAATTTCTTGTGAATGAACTCAATATAGTCGAAGATCCCAGGAGCAGATCAGTGTAA